DNA from Elephas maximus indicus isolate mEleMax1 chromosome 18, mEleMax1 primary haplotype, whole genome shotgun sequence:
CAAGAATGGCCTGGGGGCTCTGAGGGTTCATGCTGCTGAGTCAGATGCCCTGGTCCTAAACTGTTTAGCAACATGAACTTAGGGAGCTGTGTTTGTATTGGGGACAATCTCTGGGTGGTATAAAGAGTTAatgctctaggctgctaactgaaagatgggagGTTGGAGTCTGCTCAAAGTTGCctcaaaaggcctggtgatctacttccagaaaatcagccaatgaaaaccctccgGAGCACAATTCCATTCCGACACACAAGAGGTCGCCGTGAGTCTGCATTGGCCCCACAGCAAGTGGTGCTGTTTGTATTGGGAACAGCATGACTGTGGTGTTGACAGCTATGTCTTGCTCTTGGTTTTCTTTCAGAAGAATAAAGTGTTCATTCCTGGGGAACAGgttctggttcttgtttcttgtggGGATATCAGCCTGACCACCTGCTGGGAACGCCAGCCACCTTCAGTGtgaagaccagactttctggaacagCCTCGGGGTGCAACAGCCCAGAGTTTCTTCTCTGGGTGAAGGCCCATTGATGCGGCTGTGAACCGAGTGTCTTCAAAAGTTCAAGCCACATCCTGACTGATCTGATAATGATGTGCCCTTGCATGCCTCCCTGTGAggtggggagaggatggggcTTGCTGCCATCTTTCAGAGAGGAGGCtgagagagaggaagcaaattgCTGAGGTCAGGAGTCAGCCACAATGGAGCTCTGAGGAGCTGGGGAACAGGGACTGTGGCTCTCCATCCAAAGACAGTCGTCAGCCCATGCCATCAGTTTGTCTTGAACCTCTGGGCAAAACTCAGTCTGTAGACAGGGCGCATTCTCCTTGGAGAAAACAAGGaatgaggtggggggggggggcggtcagTCAGCTTGCAGATGGGCTCACCAGCAGCTGTGCAAAGGGAAGCCCACAGGTTACATAGCTAGGGCAGGGCAAGGCCTTGAGATTCCTTCGAGAATTTCTTGAGCATCTGCgagggcgtgtgtgtgtgagagagagaaaagcacacACAAGAGCGGTACCTGCACAGGGCCTGGGGTCAGAGCCCAAGGTGAGACTTAGTTGCCTTGGTCCTGGCTGtaagagggaggggagacagaatgGCAGGAAGTCCCGGGTCCTTACCGGGGGAGGACTCTAGCAGCAGTTCTGGGTCTCTTGGCTTTCCCTTTGATATCCATCCCCTCCCCAAATTTCTTAGATCTACCAcatcacccccccccccacacacaccaccAGCTATCACACACACATGCTTGCCACATGCCCAGAGCACACCAGCTGGGGCACAGGAAACCAGCGACCCCTCAGGTCCAGGGACTGGAGCCCCCTGAGGCTCAACTTCCCTctttatagttgaggaaactgagtccaGGAAACAGGGGCCCTCATTAGTGTCCAAGCAGGGCTAGACCCGGGAGACCTGGTTCCCAGTTCCATGCTCTCCCATCCCATAGAGCTGCCTCATGCATAGTTCAGTTAGGTAaattattgcttttattttttcaaaataacaaTCTCGCTATGGATTTCTATTGGGCCATATGCTACATTCAAAAACCCTTCCCTGGGAATGGAGAAGGAAATGATATTCTAAAAAAAGACTTCAACCTGAGACAAGAAGCCCCTAAGCCCCTTGGGCCCCATGGGCCAGAGTCCCAGACAACACCCAAGTCACAAGGGCCTCAAGCACCCTTCACACTTCTTGAGCCTCCATTTGGCAGCCTGCAGAACAAGGGGGGAAATGGGCATGGAAGACCTCTGTTTTATAgatgggggaaactgaggcccagggatgcTAAGATACTCCACCCCTTGGTTTGCAAGGAGGACTCTGCCACACAGGGACAATGGCAGACCCGGCTCCctcctcctcacaatcatttgcCACGTGCCCCCACTTGACCCCAGAAGCTCAGGGCCCCCACCTCCAGGCGGAGATGCTGGGAGAACCATGGGGTAGCCTTTTCTCAGGCAGGGAATGGAGGGAAGTAGAAACAGGACAAGTGAAAATATCCACCCAGACCTCCAGAAAGGAGTGAAATTCAGGGCAGGAAATGAAGCAACCAGACCCACCCAGAAGGGACAGGAGGACAAGACACCTGGACTAGAAGTCCCACTCTGAGGCTTGAGGCACATGGCCTGTGCACACTGGGACTGcttctgcccttttttgattaCACCTATTCTCTGGGTTCACCCAGGGATGTAGAGGTGGGAACAGGTCTCCCGACTGCTTCCCGTGATGCTGAGAGCAATATCCCCATTTCcctgagaaggaaactgagggacGATAGAATGTGTGGTGTGTCTGGGTAGAAGCCGCTGCCACCTCCTGCCTGGCCCTTGGAGCTGCGGTGTTGGCCCAGCCTTGGCCCTGGTCATGGGCTTAGAGGTCAAGGACAGCTGTCTGCAATCACCAGCTGGACCTCCACTCAGAAAAGCCCTGACCTTGGAACCCCTCCCATGTTCCCAGAGCAGGGCCTGTAGATATCGTGTATCCCTCTGGAGCCAAGGGAGATCTCCCGGGGGAAGAGGCTCTCTGAACCGGCTCACCGCCAAACCCCTGCTGCTGAAATCACTGCCAAGGTCTGAGAGCTGCGAACCGGCAAAGGTCTTGCTCTCCACCCCACCCGTGCACGTGCTCTGCTCGCCTGACCTTCCCTCCGGTGAGCCCATGTGGTCAGCACGTAACAGCCAAAACCTCTGAGTCTCAGGGGGTAAAATTTCATCCTCCAGCCCCAGGAGTGACTTCTCCAGGACTGCAGCTCCGAAGGCGACCACTAGGGACACACCTGCCGTCCTCTGCATCAGGCTACCTCTGGAggcttttccttctctcccctgTAGCCCCACTGGCCTTTATTGCTGAATCTTGTTTTTTCCTTGAGGAAGGACTTCTGTTTATAATTCTTTGGCTATAAAAGGAAATCATAGATTGCTGaaggctgggggctgggaggTAGGGGCAAAGAAGGGGGTAGGGGAAGGTGAGAGGAAAATCTTAAGCTGTATTCCAGCCTCACAAAGGCAACCCGGATCTTACTGAACCTGCCAAAAGCCCAGGAAATACCCCTGGGCGTGGGGCATGAGCCGGGCAGGCAAAGTCTGCTAGGACAGAATATGCCCTTGCTTCTCCCCGGCTCTGGATAAACCAGCAAAGACCCACCTCCCTAATTGCCCAGAGAGGACCACCTTCCAAGGAAAGGAGAGCACAGATGCCCTGTCCTGGGGCCCTGACCTCGTTTACCCAAGTCCTCTGATCACCTATCAGGAGAATTATACTTTCCCTGGATGCTAGAAGGGGTCTAACTTGGTTCCTGGGCTGAACTACGCCCGTGCTGGAGAGGGCAGGCTTGCTACAGCAACAGGATCTGCCAAAAGTGTCTCTGCTGCCAAGCTTCCTGTCTGCATGCCCCTCTAGCACCTGAGAGGTCCAGGTACAATGACAAAAGGCTGTTATATCAAAATggggagaagagaagggagggagatgggtaagaaggaaagaaagaaggaaggaaggagagaagaaaggaggaaatgatttttcttttgcttcctACCTCCTGGAAATGACCCTGAAAGGTTGATGGGTGTGGTAAGGGTAGGGTAAAAATAGGTGGGGGGAATTAGGGAAAAGTCTAGGAAAGTCTTAGAAGTCCCCCGTCCCAAGCGTTTCCCCCAAAGGCACCACACGCAGGCATTTTTCTCCCTATGGCTTCTGAGAAGACAAGGAAAAGGCGGGTGGGTGAGGCAAGGAGGTGGAAGAACAACTGCTGGGGACAGCTTAGTCCAGGAAGGGGTCCCACAGTCTGGGCCCTGGAAGACTGTCTCTGAGGAGTGGAGTCAGCGCTTGGGGAACAGGCACCCCATAACTGTGTCACTGCCAAGGAAACACAGGCATCATGGAAGTGGTGGTCAGAGGCTAGGGCTGGAGGAAAGGCTGCTTTCTGGTGCCTGGAGAACAGGGGTAGAGGGAGACCCAGAGTGGCCACCCACCGTGAGCCTGAGGCAGGGGATGTCGCTCTCCATCAGGTACTCTTGCTGCAGCCACCACGGCCATCCTACTCACAACAGGCGGTCACCTCAGGGCCTGGCACCTCCTGACCCAGGAGGACACTGGGAAAGAACTAATGACCCCTGCCCTCTAGCGGGCGCTGCGCTGTGGGAGGCTCCTGCCTCAGTGCTGGGTTTTCAGGAGAACCAGGCTCTGCTGGGCTTGGAGGTTCATCTCACCCCACACAGCCAGGCAACCCCAGTTCTCCCCCAGCATCAGGGCTGCTAGGAGATTCTCTGCAAGAGCAGCCTGTTCCCAGTTTAGCGACAGGTCTCCCAGCCCAAGCAGCAACTCCCTGAGGGGTTACCCTGAGAAGAATCCCTGGGGCCCTCAGGGCAGGCAGAAAAGCTTCAGTCCATGGCCTCCCTGAGGCTTCTCAGTCTCTGGAATGTGAACAGCAGGTTCCGGGCTATCCCCGTGGTGTGGCTTGGGGCTCTCTCCAGGGAGGCCTCAGGTCTGGAAGCTAATGGGTATGGAGTGAGGAGGCCGAAGCACACAGGGCTGCTGTTCTCAGGTGAGAGCCAAGCCTTCCGCAGGAGAGCACCAGCTACACCGAGATGTAGGGTGCACACGGGCTTCCTGCTTCAAGCTCCCAGCCAGAAGTGGGCGCTGTCCGCCGGGAACCTGCTGGGGCTGAAGAACGGCCCTGGTCCTGCTCACACAGCCGTTTCCCGCTCTCTGCGgacttcctctttcttcctcttcatcTTGCAGAAGCCGTGGAGGCCACAGAAGCAGGCAAAAGTGAACTGGGGCATGCCGTAGGCCAGGCTCACCAGAGATCTACAGGGAGAGGCAGAGGGGAGGAGGGTGGAAGAAAGGCGGGAAAAGAGAAGGCAAACTAGGGTTAATGCATCCAGTACCCTCCAGGCCGGAGCCGGGGCCGCTGCCACTCCCCGCCTCTGCTAGACCTCTCACCCCAGCTGGGGGAGGAGTCACGCCACCAAACAACGGCCTCTTTGAAACCTTCAGGTTTCCTGATCCGTGCGGAGCAGCTAATGTCATTCCTCAGATTGGAGCCGGGGTGAGT
Protein-coding regions in this window:
- the BLACAT1 gene encoding bladder cancer associated transcript 1 isoform X2; the encoded protein is MPQFTFACFCGLHGFCKMKRKKEEVRRERETAV
- the BLACAT1 gene encoding bladder cancer associated transcript 1 isoform X1 translates to MPGSLKTGAICRRTLHLGPRTSYIVSTAGGDRERRSLVSLAYGMPQFTFACFCGLHGFCKMKRKKEEVRRERETAV